One Picrophilus oshimae DSM 9789 genomic region harbors:
- a CDS encoding transcriptional regulator produces MINLENKRIDEFNNQKRDLVNDFVDLISSRTFKSTLRIAIIVLLGINGPLTFTDLQRSLRIGKGSLKNHLDVLETEDFIKGRNVITLNGPRLVYQITDKGREFYNKYIDLFDRFKLL; encoded by the coding sequence ATGATTAATCTGGAGAATAAAAGAATAGACGAATTTAACAATCAGAAAAGGGATCTGGTTAACGATTTCGTTGATCTGATCAGCTCCAGAACTTTTAAGTCCACGTTAAGGATTGCAATCATTGTACTTCTTGGAATAAATGGGCCGCTTACATTTACAGATCTTCAAAGATCATTGAGGATTGGTAAGGGCAGCCTGAAGAATCATCTTGATGTTCTTGAAACCGAGGACTTTATAAAGGGCAGGAACGTAATAACACTTAATGGCCCAAGGCTGGTATATCAGATAACAGATAAGGGCAGGGAATTTTATAATAAATACATCGATCTATTCGACAGATTTAAATTATTATAA